One genomic segment of Helianthus annuus cultivar XRQ/B chromosome 14, HanXRQr2.0-SUNRISE, whole genome shotgun sequence includes these proteins:
- the LOC110903940 gene encoding filament-like plant protein 7 isoform X4, whose product MEHKSWIWKKKSTEKTMIAADKINRGNEDEANLADKVELHRNLKTLDEKLLAALAEINAKDEIAKKQTNVAREAIQEWEKAEAEIIALKEKLEKATQQRVADEERSHGADSALEECMLQLRFVREEQEKRVHDAVVRSSKEYEKRITDLEGKLAESNKKLSKLGSENSQLSNTLSVKEKIIDEQHLVRAQLDYDLRAVVSQLESTQRENASLSYEIQVLEKELEIRNEEREFNRRTSDMAHKQYLESVKKIAKLETEAQRLRLLVQKRLPGPADVARMKNVAEVTRRRSNPFPMESTDFNVDNTYSKKITFLTEQLSSFEEENKLLKEFLHQKTIELSKSQTSDMGSDEKVSMAGSWAPSYNTVGASDIGLMDDFVEMEKLALVSVDKPVADDIKVVLPEKDNCNFSVTNDKKEANGDKFDEGMNISIRKLIELIEGIRLSEKIDDSSPYKTSETPTGYTVHVFQWKTSELRTILDEFLQICNKLVNGKVGVEDFVKELTSSLAWIVNHCFSLQDVSSMKDEIKKQFEWDETRSESEVEGGTHLSEADKLTFPKDQLPGWPMASSWNVRNKIFQVEPNVREEIRKLKDEMAKLESENKDLEGKLESESAKCKSLATQLQEPKGVLKEQKDTLVDQTEVNVTVKDIERHPVETFDECNEAHQETISLKEQKSMTENDEKCCDLDHDETALSSEQELIAASDKLAECQETIVNLGKQLKAMASLPADISASGNSEITTSPLPDENNNQRVSLLDKMITEDPTGAPRSQKPKGISRTVTSPAILDGNTNPVVVMSPRMFVSVEGVKDEKDEEALVNFLSKKKNKSGGGILKRLFWRRKKGGKK is encoded by the exons ATGGAACACAAATCATGGATTTGGAAGAAAAAATCTACAGAGAAAACAATGATTGCAGCTGATAAAATCAACAGAGGGAATGAAGATGAG GCCAATTTGGCTGACAAAGTGGAACTGCACAGAAATTTGAAAACTTTAGATGAAAAGCTTCTGGCTGCACTAGCTGAGATCAATGCTAAAGATGAAATCGCAAAGAAGCAGACCAACGTTGCCCGTGAAGCCATTCAAG AATGGGAGAAAGCCGAGGCGGAAATTATAGCACTTAAGGAAAAACTAGAGAAAGCTACACAACAGAGAGTAGCCGATGAGGAAAGATCGCATGGTGCTGACTCAGCGTTGGAGGAGTGTATGCTGCAGTTGCGTTTCGTTCGTGAAGAACAGGAAAAACGGGTTCATGACGCGGTGGTGAGGTCATCAAAAGAGTACGAAAAACGAATAACGGATTTAGAGGGGAAACTAGCCGAATCCAACAAGAAACTTTCGAAACTAGGTTCGGAAAACTCTCAACTAAGTAACACTCTTTCGGTAAAAGAAAAGATTATCGATGAACAGCATTTGGTCAGGGCGCAGTTGGACTATGATCTTAGGGCTGTTGTGAGTCAACTCGAGTCAACACAAAGAGAAAACGCTTCTTTGAGTTATGAAATCCAAGTGTTAGAGAAGGAGCTCGAGATCAGAAATGAAGAACGGGAGTTTAATCGCAGAACGTCTGACATGGCACACAAGCAGTATTTAGAAAGTGTCAAGAAAATTGCGAAATTGGAAACGGAAGCTCAAAGATTACGCCTGCTTGTTCAAAAGCGCCTTCCCGGCCCTGCTGACGTGGCGAGGATGAAGAATGTAGCTGAGGTTACTAGAAGAAGGTCAAACCCTTTTCCAATGGAGTCGACCGATTTTAACGTTGACAACACTTATAGTAAAAAGATCACCTTCTTGACCGAACAGTTAAGTTCGTTTGAAGAAGAGAACAAGCTTCTCAAGGAATTCCTTCACCAAAAAACAATCGAATTATCGAAAAGTCAAACGTCTGACATGGGTAGCGATGAAAAAGTCAGCATGGCTGGATCGTGGGCACCGTCATACAATACTGTCGGAGCTTCTGATATCGGTTTAATGGATGACTTTGTCGAGATGGAAAAATTGGCTCTCGTTTCGGTGGACAAACCAGTTGCAGATGATATCAAAGTCGTTTTGCCGGAAAAAGATAACTGCAACTTTAGCGTGACGAATGACAAGAAAGAAGCAAATGGCGACAAATTCGATGAAGGTATGAACATATCGATAAGGAAACTTATTGAGCTTATTGAAGGAATCAGATTATCTGAAAAGATCGACGATTCATCTCCATACAAGACGTCAGAAACACCAACGGGGTACACCGTTCATGTCTTTCAGTGGAAAACGTCTGAACTTCGGACGATTTTGGACGAATTTCTTCAAATTTGTAATAAGTTGGTAAATGGGAAGGTGGGTGTGGAGGATTTTGTTAAAGAGTTGACTTCTTCTCTGGCGTGGATAGTCAACCATTGTTTTTCGCTTCAGGATGTGAGTAGCATGAAGGATGAAATCAAGAAGCAGTTTGAGTGGGATGAAACTCGAAGTGAGAGTGAGGTAGAAGGTGGGACCCACTTGTCGGAGGCGGATAAGTTGACTTTCCCGAAAGACCAGTTACCGGGTTGGCCTATGGCGTCATCTTGGAACGTAAGAAATAAGATTTTCCAGGTGGAACCGAATGTGAGGGAAGAGATTAGAAAACTGAAAGATGAGATGGCAAAACTTGAATCGGAGAATAAAGATTTGGAAGGTAAACTCGAATCCGAGAGTGCCAAGTGTAAGTCTTTAGCTACGCAACTTCAAGAACCGAAGGGAGTTCTAAAGGAACAGAAGGATACCCTTGTAGACCAAACGGAAGTCAATGTAACAGTGAAAGATATTGAAAGACACCCCGTTGAGACCTTTGATGAATGCAATGAAGCTCATCAAGAAACTATATCTCTCAAAGAGCAAAAAAG TATGACAGAAAACGACGAGAAATGTTGTGATTTGGACCATGATGAAACAGCCCTTTCAAGT GAACAAGAACTAATAGCAGCTTCAGATAAGTTGGCTGAATGCCAAGAAACCATTGTTAACCTTGGGAAACAGTTGAAGGCAATGGCTTCTCTACCCGCAGACATATCAGCGTCTGGTAATAGTGAAATTACTACATCGCCCTTACCGGACGAAAACAACAATCAGCGGGTGTCGCTACTTGACAAAATGATTACCGAGGACCCCACAGGAGCACCGCGGTCTCAAAAACCGAAAGGGATTTCTCGTACCGTTACGTCACCGGCAATATTGGATGGGAATACGAATCCTGTGGTTGTGATGTCTCCGCGTATGTTTGTAAGTGTGGAGGGGGTgaaagatgaaaaagatgaagaagctTTGGTGAACTTTTTGTCAAAGAAGAAGAATAAGAGTGGTGGTGGGATTCTGAAAAGATTGTTTTGGAGAAGGAAGAAAGGTGGTAAAAAGTGA
- the LOC110903940 gene encoding filament-like plant protein 7 isoform X2, with amino-acid sequence MEHKSWIWKKKSTEKTMIAADKINRGNEDEVANLADKVELHRNLKTLDEKLLAALAEINAKDEIAKKQTNVAREAIQEWEKAEAEIIALKEKLEKATQQRVADEERSHGADSALEECMLQLRFVREEQEKRVHDAVVRSSKEYEKRITDLEGKLAESNKKLSKLGSENSQLSNTLSVKEKIIDEQHLVRAQLDYDLRAVVSQLESTQRENASLSYEIQVLEKELEIRNEEREFNRRTSDMAHKQYLESVKKIAKLETEAQRLRLLVQKRLPGPADVARMKNVAEVTRRRSNPFPMESTDFNVDNTYSKKITFLTEQLSSFEEENKLLKEFLHQKTIELSKSQTSDMGSDEKVSMAGSWAPSYNTVGASDIGLMDDFVEMEKLALVSVDKPVADDIKVVLPEKDNCNFSVTNDKKEANGDKFDEGMNISIRKLIELIEGIRLSEKIDDSSPYKTSETPTGYTVHVFQWKTSELRTILDEFLQICNKLVNGKVGVEDFVKELTSSLAWIVNHCFSLQDVSSMKDEIKKQFEWDETRSESEVEGGTHLSEADKLTFPKDQLPGWPMASSWNVRNKIFQVEPNVREEIRKLKDEMAKLESENKDLEGKLESESAKCKSLATQLQEPKGVLKEQKDTLVDQTEVNVTVKDIERHPVETFDECNEAHQETISLKEQKSMTENDEKCCDLDHDETALSSEQELIAASDKLAECQETIVNLGKQLKAMASLPADISASGNSEITTSPLPDENNNQRVSLLDKMITEDPTGAPRSQKPKGISRTVTSPAILDGNTNPVVVMSPRMFVSVEGVKDEKDEEALVNFLSKKKNKSGGGILKRLFWRRKKGGKK; translated from the exons ATGGAACACAAATCATGGATTTGGAAGAAAAAATCTACAGAGAAAACAATGATTGCAGCTGATAAAATCAACAGAGGGAATGAAGATGAGGTA GCCAATTTGGCTGACAAAGTGGAACTGCACAGAAATTTGAAAACTTTAGATGAAAAGCTTCTGGCTGCACTAGCTGAGATCAATGCTAAAGATGAAATCGCAAAGAAGCAGACCAACGTTGCCCGTGAAGCCATTCAAG AATGGGAGAAAGCCGAGGCGGAAATTATAGCACTTAAGGAAAAACTAGAGAAAGCTACACAACAGAGAGTAGCCGATGAGGAAAGATCGCATGGTGCTGACTCAGCGTTGGAGGAGTGTATGCTGCAGTTGCGTTTCGTTCGTGAAGAACAGGAAAAACGGGTTCATGACGCGGTGGTGAGGTCATCAAAAGAGTACGAAAAACGAATAACGGATTTAGAGGGGAAACTAGCCGAATCCAACAAGAAACTTTCGAAACTAGGTTCGGAAAACTCTCAACTAAGTAACACTCTTTCGGTAAAAGAAAAGATTATCGATGAACAGCATTTGGTCAGGGCGCAGTTGGACTATGATCTTAGGGCTGTTGTGAGTCAACTCGAGTCAACACAAAGAGAAAACGCTTCTTTGAGTTATGAAATCCAAGTGTTAGAGAAGGAGCTCGAGATCAGAAATGAAGAACGGGAGTTTAATCGCAGAACGTCTGACATGGCACACAAGCAGTATTTAGAAAGTGTCAAGAAAATTGCGAAATTGGAAACGGAAGCTCAAAGATTACGCCTGCTTGTTCAAAAGCGCCTTCCCGGCCCTGCTGACGTGGCGAGGATGAAGAATGTAGCTGAGGTTACTAGAAGAAGGTCAAACCCTTTTCCAATGGAGTCGACCGATTTTAACGTTGACAACACTTATAGTAAAAAGATCACCTTCTTGACCGAACAGTTAAGTTCGTTTGAAGAAGAGAACAAGCTTCTCAAGGAATTCCTTCACCAAAAAACAATCGAATTATCGAAAAGTCAAACGTCTGACATGGGTAGCGATGAAAAAGTCAGCATGGCTGGATCGTGGGCACCGTCATACAATACTGTCGGAGCTTCTGATATCGGTTTAATGGATGACTTTGTCGAGATGGAAAAATTGGCTCTCGTTTCGGTGGACAAACCAGTTGCAGATGATATCAAAGTCGTTTTGCCGGAAAAAGATAACTGCAACTTTAGCGTGACGAATGACAAGAAAGAAGCAAATGGCGACAAATTCGATGAAGGTATGAACATATCGATAAGGAAACTTATTGAGCTTATTGAAGGAATCAGATTATCTGAAAAGATCGACGATTCATCTCCATACAAGACGTCAGAAACACCAACGGGGTACACCGTTCATGTCTTTCAGTGGAAAACGTCTGAACTTCGGACGATTTTGGACGAATTTCTTCAAATTTGTAATAAGTTGGTAAATGGGAAGGTGGGTGTGGAGGATTTTGTTAAAGAGTTGACTTCTTCTCTGGCGTGGATAGTCAACCATTGTTTTTCGCTTCAGGATGTGAGTAGCATGAAGGATGAAATCAAGAAGCAGTTTGAGTGGGATGAAACTCGAAGTGAGAGTGAGGTAGAAGGTGGGACCCACTTGTCGGAGGCGGATAAGTTGACTTTCCCGAAAGACCAGTTACCGGGTTGGCCTATGGCGTCATCTTGGAACGTAAGAAATAAGATTTTCCAGGTGGAACCGAATGTGAGGGAAGAGATTAGAAAACTGAAAGATGAGATGGCAAAACTTGAATCGGAGAATAAAGATTTGGAAGGTAAACTCGAATCCGAGAGTGCCAAGTGTAAGTCTTTAGCTACGCAACTTCAAGAACCGAAGGGAGTTCTAAAGGAACAGAAGGATACCCTTGTAGACCAAACGGAAGTCAATGTAACAGTGAAAGATATTGAAAGACACCCCGTTGAGACCTTTGATGAATGCAATGAAGCTCATCAAGAAACTATATCTCTCAAAGAGCAAAAAAG TATGACAGAAAACGACGAGAAATGTTGTGATTTGGACCATGATGAAACAGCCCTTTCAAGT GAACAAGAACTAATAGCAGCTTCAGATAAGTTGGCTGAATGCCAAGAAACCATTGTTAACCTTGGGAAACAGTTGAAGGCAATGGCTTCTCTACCCGCAGACATATCAGCGTCTGGTAATAGTGAAATTACTACATCGCCCTTACCGGACGAAAACAACAATCAGCGGGTGTCGCTACTTGACAAAATGATTACCGAGGACCCCACAGGAGCACCGCGGTCTCAAAAACCGAAAGGGATTTCTCGTACCGTTACGTCACCGGCAATATTGGATGGGAATACGAATCCTGTGGTTGTGATGTCTCCGCGTATGTTTGTAAGTGTGGAGGGGGTgaaagatgaaaaagatgaagaagctTTGGTGAACTTTTTGTCAAAGAAGAAGAATAAGAGTGGTGGTGGGATTCTGAAAAGATTGTTTTGGAGAAGGAAGAAAGGTGGTAAAAAGTGA
- the LOC110903940 gene encoding filament-like plant protein 7 isoform X1, which translates to MEHKSWIWKKKSTEKTMIAADKINRGNEDEVANLADKVELHRNLKTLDEKLLAALAEINAKDEIAKKQTNVAREAIQEWEKAEAEIIALKEKLEKATQQRVADEERSHGADSALEECMLQLRFVREEQEKRVHDAVVRSSKEYEKRITDLEGKLAESNKKLSKLGSENSQLSNTLSVKEKIIDEQHLVRAQLDYDLRAVVSQLESTQRENASLSYEIQVLEKELEIRNEEREFNRRTSDMAHKQYLESVKKIAKLETEAQRLRLLVQKRLPGPADVARMKNVAEVTRRRSNPFPMESTDFNVDNTYSKKITFLTEQLSSFEEENKLLKEFLHQKTIELSKSQTSDMGSDEKVSMAGSWAPSYNTVGASDIGLMDDFVEMEKLALVSVDKPVADDIKVVLPEKDNCNFSVTNDKKEANGDKFDEGMNISIRKLIELIEGIRLSEKIDDSSPYKTSETPTGYTVHVFQWKTSELRTILDEFLQICNKLVNGKVGVEDFVKELTSSLAWIVNHCFSLQDVSSMKDEIKKQFEWDETRSESEVEGGTHLSEADKLTFPKDQLPGWPMASSWNVRNKIFQVEPNVREEIRKLKDEMAKLESENKDLEGKLESESAKCKSLATQLQEPKGVLKEQKDTLVDQTEVNVTVKDIERHPVETFDECNEAHQETISLKEQKSMTENDEKCCDLDHDETALSSQEQELIAASDKLAECQETIVNLGKQLKAMASLPADISASGNSEITTSPLPDENNNQRVSLLDKMITEDPTGAPRSQKPKGISRTVTSPAILDGNTNPVVVMSPRMFVSVEGVKDEKDEEALVNFLSKKKNKSGGGILKRLFWRRKKGGKK; encoded by the exons ATGGAACACAAATCATGGATTTGGAAGAAAAAATCTACAGAGAAAACAATGATTGCAGCTGATAAAATCAACAGAGGGAATGAAGATGAGGTA GCCAATTTGGCTGACAAAGTGGAACTGCACAGAAATTTGAAAACTTTAGATGAAAAGCTTCTGGCTGCACTAGCTGAGATCAATGCTAAAGATGAAATCGCAAAGAAGCAGACCAACGTTGCCCGTGAAGCCATTCAAG AATGGGAGAAAGCCGAGGCGGAAATTATAGCACTTAAGGAAAAACTAGAGAAAGCTACACAACAGAGAGTAGCCGATGAGGAAAGATCGCATGGTGCTGACTCAGCGTTGGAGGAGTGTATGCTGCAGTTGCGTTTCGTTCGTGAAGAACAGGAAAAACGGGTTCATGACGCGGTGGTGAGGTCATCAAAAGAGTACGAAAAACGAATAACGGATTTAGAGGGGAAACTAGCCGAATCCAACAAGAAACTTTCGAAACTAGGTTCGGAAAACTCTCAACTAAGTAACACTCTTTCGGTAAAAGAAAAGATTATCGATGAACAGCATTTGGTCAGGGCGCAGTTGGACTATGATCTTAGGGCTGTTGTGAGTCAACTCGAGTCAACACAAAGAGAAAACGCTTCTTTGAGTTATGAAATCCAAGTGTTAGAGAAGGAGCTCGAGATCAGAAATGAAGAACGGGAGTTTAATCGCAGAACGTCTGACATGGCACACAAGCAGTATTTAGAAAGTGTCAAGAAAATTGCGAAATTGGAAACGGAAGCTCAAAGATTACGCCTGCTTGTTCAAAAGCGCCTTCCCGGCCCTGCTGACGTGGCGAGGATGAAGAATGTAGCTGAGGTTACTAGAAGAAGGTCAAACCCTTTTCCAATGGAGTCGACCGATTTTAACGTTGACAACACTTATAGTAAAAAGATCACCTTCTTGACCGAACAGTTAAGTTCGTTTGAAGAAGAGAACAAGCTTCTCAAGGAATTCCTTCACCAAAAAACAATCGAATTATCGAAAAGTCAAACGTCTGACATGGGTAGCGATGAAAAAGTCAGCATGGCTGGATCGTGGGCACCGTCATACAATACTGTCGGAGCTTCTGATATCGGTTTAATGGATGACTTTGTCGAGATGGAAAAATTGGCTCTCGTTTCGGTGGACAAACCAGTTGCAGATGATATCAAAGTCGTTTTGCCGGAAAAAGATAACTGCAACTTTAGCGTGACGAATGACAAGAAAGAAGCAAATGGCGACAAATTCGATGAAGGTATGAACATATCGATAAGGAAACTTATTGAGCTTATTGAAGGAATCAGATTATCTGAAAAGATCGACGATTCATCTCCATACAAGACGTCAGAAACACCAACGGGGTACACCGTTCATGTCTTTCAGTGGAAAACGTCTGAACTTCGGACGATTTTGGACGAATTTCTTCAAATTTGTAATAAGTTGGTAAATGGGAAGGTGGGTGTGGAGGATTTTGTTAAAGAGTTGACTTCTTCTCTGGCGTGGATAGTCAACCATTGTTTTTCGCTTCAGGATGTGAGTAGCATGAAGGATGAAATCAAGAAGCAGTTTGAGTGGGATGAAACTCGAAGTGAGAGTGAGGTAGAAGGTGGGACCCACTTGTCGGAGGCGGATAAGTTGACTTTCCCGAAAGACCAGTTACCGGGTTGGCCTATGGCGTCATCTTGGAACGTAAGAAATAAGATTTTCCAGGTGGAACCGAATGTGAGGGAAGAGATTAGAAAACTGAAAGATGAGATGGCAAAACTTGAATCGGAGAATAAAGATTTGGAAGGTAAACTCGAATCCGAGAGTGCCAAGTGTAAGTCTTTAGCTACGCAACTTCAAGAACCGAAGGGAGTTCTAAAGGAACAGAAGGATACCCTTGTAGACCAAACGGAAGTCAATGTAACAGTGAAAGATATTGAAAGACACCCCGTTGAGACCTTTGATGAATGCAATGAAGCTCATCAAGAAACTATATCTCTCAAAGAGCAAAAAAG TATGACAGAAAACGACGAGAAATGTTGTGATTTGGACCATGATGAAACAGCCCTTTCAAGT CAGGAACAAGAACTAATAGCAGCTTCAGATAAGTTGGCTGAATGCCAAGAAACCATTGTTAACCTTGGGAAACAGTTGAAGGCAATGGCTTCTCTACCCGCAGACATATCAGCGTCTGGTAATAGTGAAATTACTACATCGCCCTTACCGGACGAAAACAACAATCAGCGGGTGTCGCTACTTGACAAAATGATTACCGAGGACCCCACAGGAGCACCGCGGTCTCAAAAACCGAAAGGGATTTCTCGTACCGTTACGTCACCGGCAATATTGGATGGGAATACGAATCCTGTGGTTGTGATGTCTCCGCGTATGTTTGTAAGTGTGGAGGGGGTgaaagatgaaaaagatgaagaagctTTGGTGAACTTTTTGTCAAAGAAGAAGAATAAGAGTGGTGGTGGGATTCTGAAAAGATTGTTTTGGAGAAGGAAGAAAGGTGGTAAAAAGTGA
- the LOC110903940 gene encoding filament-like plant protein 7 isoform X3 yields the protein MEHKSWIWKKKSTEKTMIAADKINRGNEDEANLADKVELHRNLKTLDEKLLAALAEINAKDEIAKKQTNVAREAIQEWEKAEAEIIALKEKLEKATQQRVADEERSHGADSALEECMLQLRFVREEQEKRVHDAVVRSSKEYEKRITDLEGKLAESNKKLSKLGSENSQLSNTLSVKEKIIDEQHLVRAQLDYDLRAVVSQLESTQRENASLSYEIQVLEKELEIRNEEREFNRRTSDMAHKQYLESVKKIAKLETEAQRLRLLVQKRLPGPADVARMKNVAEVTRRRSNPFPMESTDFNVDNTYSKKITFLTEQLSSFEEENKLLKEFLHQKTIELSKSQTSDMGSDEKVSMAGSWAPSYNTVGASDIGLMDDFVEMEKLALVSVDKPVADDIKVVLPEKDNCNFSVTNDKKEANGDKFDEGMNISIRKLIELIEGIRLSEKIDDSSPYKTSETPTGYTVHVFQWKTSELRTILDEFLQICNKLVNGKVGVEDFVKELTSSLAWIVNHCFSLQDVSSMKDEIKKQFEWDETRSESEVEGGTHLSEADKLTFPKDQLPGWPMASSWNVRNKIFQVEPNVREEIRKLKDEMAKLESENKDLEGKLESESAKCKSLATQLQEPKGVLKEQKDTLVDQTEVNVTVKDIERHPVETFDECNEAHQETISLKEQKSMTENDEKCCDLDHDETALSSQEQELIAASDKLAECQETIVNLGKQLKAMASLPADISASGNSEITTSPLPDENNNQRVSLLDKMITEDPTGAPRSQKPKGISRTVTSPAILDGNTNPVVVMSPRMFVSVEGVKDEKDEEALVNFLSKKKNKSGGGILKRLFWRRKKGGKK from the exons ATGGAACACAAATCATGGATTTGGAAGAAAAAATCTACAGAGAAAACAATGATTGCAGCTGATAAAATCAACAGAGGGAATGAAGATGAG GCCAATTTGGCTGACAAAGTGGAACTGCACAGAAATTTGAAAACTTTAGATGAAAAGCTTCTGGCTGCACTAGCTGAGATCAATGCTAAAGATGAAATCGCAAAGAAGCAGACCAACGTTGCCCGTGAAGCCATTCAAG AATGGGAGAAAGCCGAGGCGGAAATTATAGCACTTAAGGAAAAACTAGAGAAAGCTACACAACAGAGAGTAGCCGATGAGGAAAGATCGCATGGTGCTGACTCAGCGTTGGAGGAGTGTATGCTGCAGTTGCGTTTCGTTCGTGAAGAACAGGAAAAACGGGTTCATGACGCGGTGGTGAGGTCATCAAAAGAGTACGAAAAACGAATAACGGATTTAGAGGGGAAACTAGCCGAATCCAACAAGAAACTTTCGAAACTAGGTTCGGAAAACTCTCAACTAAGTAACACTCTTTCGGTAAAAGAAAAGATTATCGATGAACAGCATTTGGTCAGGGCGCAGTTGGACTATGATCTTAGGGCTGTTGTGAGTCAACTCGAGTCAACACAAAGAGAAAACGCTTCTTTGAGTTATGAAATCCAAGTGTTAGAGAAGGAGCTCGAGATCAGAAATGAAGAACGGGAGTTTAATCGCAGAACGTCTGACATGGCACACAAGCAGTATTTAGAAAGTGTCAAGAAAATTGCGAAATTGGAAACGGAAGCTCAAAGATTACGCCTGCTTGTTCAAAAGCGCCTTCCCGGCCCTGCTGACGTGGCGAGGATGAAGAATGTAGCTGAGGTTACTAGAAGAAGGTCAAACCCTTTTCCAATGGAGTCGACCGATTTTAACGTTGACAACACTTATAGTAAAAAGATCACCTTCTTGACCGAACAGTTAAGTTCGTTTGAAGAAGAGAACAAGCTTCTCAAGGAATTCCTTCACCAAAAAACAATCGAATTATCGAAAAGTCAAACGTCTGACATGGGTAGCGATGAAAAAGTCAGCATGGCTGGATCGTGGGCACCGTCATACAATACTGTCGGAGCTTCTGATATCGGTTTAATGGATGACTTTGTCGAGATGGAAAAATTGGCTCTCGTTTCGGTGGACAAACCAGTTGCAGATGATATCAAAGTCGTTTTGCCGGAAAAAGATAACTGCAACTTTAGCGTGACGAATGACAAGAAAGAAGCAAATGGCGACAAATTCGATGAAGGTATGAACATATCGATAAGGAAACTTATTGAGCTTATTGAAGGAATCAGATTATCTGAAAAGATCGACGATTCATCTCCATACAAGACGTCAGAAACACCAACGGGGTACACCGTTCATGTCTTTCAGTGGAAAACGTCTGAACTTCGGACGATTTTGGACGAATTTCTTCAAATTTGTAATAAGTTGGTAAATGGGAAGGTGGGTGTGGAGGATTTTGTTAAAGAGTTGACTTCTTCTCTGGCGTGGATAGTCAACCATTGTTTTTCGCTTCAGGATGTGAGTAGCATGAAGGATGAAATCAAGAAGCAGTTTGAGTGGGATGAAACTCGAAGTGAGAGTGAGGTAGAAGGTGGGACCCACTTGTCGGAGGCGGATAAGTTGACTTTCCCGAAAGACCAGTTACCGGGTTGGCCTATGGCGTCATCTTGGAACGTAAGAAATAAGATTTTCCAGGTGGAACCGAATGTGAGGGAAGAGATTAGAAAACTGAAAGATGAGATGGCAAAACTTGAATCGGAGAATAAAGATTTGGAAGGTAAACTCGAATCCGAGAGTGCCAAGTGTAAGTCTTTAGCTACGCAACTTCAAGAACCGAAGGGAGTTCTAAAGGAACAGAAGGATACCCTTGTAGACCAAACGGAAGTCAATGTAACAGTGAAAGATATTGAAAGACACCCCGTTGAGACCTTTGATGAATGCAATGAAGCTCATCAAGAAACTATATCTCTCAAAGAGCAAAAAAG TATGACAGAAAACGACGAGAAATGTTGTGATTTGGACCATGATGAAACAGCCCTTTCAAGT CAGGAACAAGAACTAATAGCAGCTTCAGATAAGTTGGCTGAATGCCAAGAAACCATTGTTAACCTTGGGAAACAGTTGAAGGCAATGGCTTCTCTACCCGCAGACATATCAGCGTCTGGTAATAGTGAAATTACTACATCGCCCTTACCGGACGAAAACAACAATCAGCGGGTGTCGCTACTTGACAAAATGATTACCGAGGACCCCACAGGAGCACCGCGGTCTCAAAAACCGAAAGGGATTTCTCGTACCGTTACGTCACCGGCAATATTGGATGGGAATACGAATCCTGTGGTTGTGATGTCTCCGCGTATGTTTGTAAGTGTGGAGGGGGTgaaagatgaaaaagatgaagaagctTTGGTGAACTTTTTGTCAAAGAAGAAGAATAAGAGTGGTGGTGGGATTCTGAAAAGATTGTTTTGGAGAAGGAAGAAAGGTGGTAAAAAGTGA